Proteins encoded in a region of the Candidatus Bathyarchaeota archaeon genome:
- a CDS encoding DUF1634 domain-containing protein produces the protein MAVADPEAKLEAIISVLLIAGLVLSVSLISAGLLLYYTAYGTLAISLSPSVHITGENFFAFIIQTIQNLTATDNALLFMTLGIIILILTPYIRAITSFCYFTWEKNWKYMLITLFVLVVLTVSLALH, from the coding sequence ATGGCCGTAGCTGACCCCGAAGCTAAGCTTGAAGCCATCATAAGCGTTCTACTCATCGCCGGCTTGGTTCTCAGCGTCTCTCTTATCTCAGCGGGCCTGCTCCTCTACTACACTGCCTATGGCACCTTGGCGATTTCCCTTAGCCCCAGCGTCCACATAACAGGCGAGAACTTCTTTGCCTTCATCATCCAAACCATCCAGAACCTGACCGCAACCGACAACGCCCTGCTCTTCATGACTTTAGGCATCATTATCCTGATTTTGACGCCTTACATCCGCGCCATCACTTCGTTCTGCTACTTCACCTGGGAAAAAAACTGGAAGTACATGTTGATAACGCTCTTTGTCCTCGTCGTGTTAACGGTTAGTTTAGCGCTACATTGA
- a CDS encoding GyrI-like domain-containing protein translates to MEKIDFKKELKQLYNPSAKEVSIVDVPDMNFLMIDGEGSPASPAYTTAVQTLFPLAYALKFAVKKARGIDYGVMPLEGLWWMDDMTQFSVDRKDEWKWTAMIMQPKYVTQADFKAAMEQVKKKNLPAIDKVRFETYHEGKAAQIMHIGPFSEEGPNVQKIHDAIKNSGHQLSGKHHEIYLGDPRKTAPEKLKTVLRQPMK, encoded by the coding sequence TTGGAAAAGATCGACTTCAAAAAAGAACTAAAACAACTCTATAACCCCTCAGCCAAAGAAGTAAGCATCGTTGATGTGCCGGATATGAACTTCTTAATGATTGACGGGGAAGGCTCACCAGCGTCGCCGGCATATACGACGGCGGTTCAAACCCTCTTCCCCCTTGCCTACGCCCTCAAATTCGCCGTCAAAAAAGCCCGGGGCATCGATTACGGCGTGATGCCGCTTGAGGGGCTCTGGTGGATGGATGACATGACCCAATTCAGCGTGGACCGCAAAGACGAATGGAAATGGACAGCTATGATTATGCAGCCCAAATACGTCACCCAAGCAGACTTCAAAGCTGCAATGGAGCAGGTGAAAAAGAAGAATTTACCCGCCATCGACAAAGTGCGCTTTGAAACCTACCATGAGGGCAAAGCTGCCCAAATCATGCATATCGGGCCGTTCTCAGAGGAAGGCCCCAACGTGCAGAAAATCCACGACGCCATCAAAAACAGCGGGCACCAGCTAAGCGGCAAACACCACGAAATCTACCTCGGCGACCCCCGCAAGACAGCGCCGGAGAAACTAAAAACAGTACTGAGGCAACCCATGAAGTAG
- a CDS encoding nucleoside 2-deoxyribosyltransferase domain-containing protein, with product MKKVFISGPILGMEKQQDYREPITETVEKLGLEIIDPWKRERVLYNGTEECWWDKVPTFDFVQRDLDDADRCDIMVVYLPVLSAGACMEMFYAKRRGKTVIVVSSIKCLSPWIVYHSDAIIADFSELEQTLKEFM from the coding sequence ATGAAGAAGGTTTTCATTTCCGGTCCAATTCTTGGCATGGAGAAGCAGCAGGATTACCGAGAACCCATAACGGAAACCGTTGAGAAGCTAGGTTTAGAAATCATCGATCCCTGGAAACGCGAGCGTGTGCTCTACAACGGCACGGAGGAGTGCTGGTGGGATAAGGTGCCGACGTTTGATTTTGTGCAGCGTGACCTCGATGACGCTGACCGATGCGACATCATGGTGGTTTATCTGCCGGTTCTCTCCGCGGGCGCCTGCATGGAAATGTTTTATGCTAAACGCAGGGGCAAAACAGTCATCGTGGTCTCGTCGATTAAGTGCCTGAGCCCCTGGATAGTGTACCATTCCGACGCCATTATAGCCGATTTCAGCGAACTCGAACAAACCCTAAAAGAGTTCATGTAG
- a CDS encoding manganese efflux pump MntP family protein — translation MDALTIILIAVGLAMDAFAVSIANGMAATANRRRGALLTATFFGVFQMLMPVLGWAVGLSLQDAVMALDHWIAFGLLAFIGGKMVYDGVKNQTEKAVSDLRLHALLVMAVATSIDALMVGFSFAFLQTQIAVPVAVIGAVTFGFSFVGFYFGCGLGRQFGHRIKIVGGAVLIIIGLRILLEHLLA, via the coding sequence GTGGATGCGTTAACCATCATCCTCATCGCAGTCGGCTTAGCCATGGATGCCTTCGCAGTGTCGATTGCCAACGGCATGGCGGCAACGGCTAATCGACGCAGGGGCGCCTTGTTAACCGCGACGTTTTTTGGGGTTTTCCAGATGCTTATGCCCGTGTTGGGTTGGGCAGTGGGGCTAAGCCTGCAGGACGCGGTGATGGCGCTGGATCACTGGATAGCGTTTGGGCTACTAGCGTTTATCGGCGGCAAAATGGTTTATGACGGCGTAAAAAACCAAACTGAAAAGGCCGTTTCGGATTTGCGGTTGCATGCTCTTTTGGTTATGGCGGTTGCCACCAGCATCGATGCATTGATGGTTGGGTTTAGCTTCGCGTTTCTGCAAACCCAAATTGCGGTGCCTGTTGCCGTTATCGGGGCGGTCACTTTTGGGTTTAGCTTTGTCGGGTTCTATTTCGGCTGCGGCTTAGGCCGACAGTTTGGGCACCGAATAAAAATTGTGGGCGGAGCCGTTCTTATCATCATTGGCCTGCGGATTCTGCTCGAGCACCTGCTTGCTTAA
- a CDS encoding BtrH N-terminal domain-containing protein, translating to MPKNGNAEIQPFENCPALDGYHCQTNSLAKIFHHYGHPFSEDMLLGLGSGMGFIYWEMKLGQQKYVFLGGRGNNKDFFTDLGKRTGVKIRSVSTSSAKKAQDALLEKLVRKEPVMVFGDMGFLPWFDLPADYHFGGHTFVVCGFDGTGRVLASDIDNKASGLKKGFYFPVSLEQLYKARGSPFKPFPPKNTYLEFDFRDSRQPKPADIFSAIKQTVDSQLSPPIKNLGVKGLRHASNEIAKWQNSFSDRDLRMNLFMLYVFFEIGGTGGVCFRYMYSRFLREAAQIVDNKALQEAAEMFDQSGKRFSETGLMFKAAETMGDAAEKIKIASQRFNEIADIEEKAFRCLRDNL from the coding sequence ATGCCCAAAAATGGTAACGCCGAGATACAGCCCTTCGAAAATTGCCCTGCTCTAGACGGCTACCATTGCCAAACTAATTCTTTAGCAAAAATCTTCCACCACTACGGTCACCCCTTCTCGGAGGACATGCTTTTGGGGCTTGGCTCAGGAATGGGCTTCATCTACTGGGAAATGAAGTTGGGGCAGCAAAAATATGTCTTCCTCGGTGGCAGAGGCAACAACAAAGATTTCTTTACAGACCTTGGTAAGAGGACAGGCGTAAAAATCAGGTCCGTCTCTACTTCAAGCGCCAAAAAGGCACAGGATGCGCTATTGGAAAAACTTGTCAGGAAAGAGCCGGTGATGGTTTTCGGCGATATGGGTTTTCTCCCATGGTTCGACCTGCCAGCGGATTATCACTTCGGTGGACACACCTTTGTCGTCTGCGGCTTTGACGGCACAGGTAGAGTTTTGGCGTCTGATATAGATAACAAGGCGTCTGGGTTAAAAAAGGGATTTTATTTTCCAGTCTCACTTGAACAATTATACAAAGCAAGGGGTTCACCATTCAAGCCTTTTCCCCCAAAAAACACTTATCTCGAATTTGACTTCAGAGATTCTCGCCAGCCAAAACCAGCAGATATTTTTTCTGCAATTAAACAAACAGTGGATTCTCAGCTGAGCCCCCCGATAAAAAACCTTGGTGTAAAAGGCTTGAGACATGCGAGCAATGAAATTGCGAAGTGGCAGAACAGTTTCAGCGACCGAGATTTAAGAATGAACCTGTTTATGCTTTACGTCTTCTTTGAGATCGGCGGCACAGGCGGTGTATGCTTTCGGTACATGTATTCCAGATTCCTGCGGGAAGCAGCGCAAATCGTAGATAACAAAGCGCTCCAAGAAGCAGCTGAGATGTTTGATCAATCAGGCAAGAGGTTCTCAGAGACAGGGTTGATGTTTAAGGCTGCAGAAACGATGGGCGATGCCGCGGAGAAGATTAAAATCGCATCTCAAAGATTCAATGAAATAGCTGACATCGAAGAGAAGGCTTTCCGCTGTCTCAGGGATAACCTTTAG
- the uvrC gene encoding excinuclease ABC subunit UvrC: MWSNRRRSMSLKIDDDHSGQSRAQTFFGVDGKSLMRCAFCELALAKPMISISGPADFKACDVPVEPGVYIYRDEAGEIIYVGKAKNLRSRVKSYFANGDQPAKTRQLVMHIRSLDWVIVNNEVEALLLENKLIKQHTPKYNINLKDAKTYAYIALTREAYPRLLMSRKVSRKLESFGPYTDGYTRQDLQRLVVKVFRLRTCKNLHKRACLNYHIRLCTAPCDGKVTAEQYAEQVAAARSFLGGNYESTVAELNQKMQAASQNMQYETALELRNQIASIRLLTQRQIVDNERRFDQDVMVFRRVGEKVRVVQMGVRKGVLLGKREFSVDLQPQVEEEFLKAYYTTNRIPREILLNSPLWQGAEEKRALEEFLSAKRLAPVSLTVPRRADKLALVKLAEKNLESGLEVDSALVDLQNNLNLPALPRVIECFDISNLGTEHVVSGMVAFRDAKPDKKNYRKFKIKSFVGQDDFAAINEVVGRRYKRQLDEKNPLPDLVVIDGGPGQVAAAKAALDKLGLKLPLIGLAKEHEEIYLPNDPAPLHFERNSRMMLLLRKIRDATHDFSLGYNRKRREMQVREEFKTPKRIKQAGARAESAGQ, encoded by the coding sequence GTGTGGAGCAACAGACGCCGTAGCATGAGCCTAAAAATCGATGATGACCATTCTGGGCAGAGCCGAGCGCAGACGTTTTTTGGGGTTGATGGGAAATCCTTAATGCGTTGCGCGTTCTGTGAGTTAGCATTGGCAAAGCCCATGATATCTATTTCCGGTCCAGCCGACTTTAAAGCATGCGATGTCCCAGTGGAGCCAGGAGTCTACATTTACCGCGATGAAGCAGGCGAAATCATCTATGTGGGCAAAGCCAAAAACCTGCGCTCACGGGTGAAAAGCTACTTTGCCAATGGCGACCAACCCGCAAAAACCCGCCAGCTCGTCATGCACATCCGCAGCTTAGACTGGGTCATCGTCAACAACGAAGTGGAGGCGCTGCTGCTGGAAAACAAACTCATCAAGCAGCACACCCCCAAATACAACATCAACCTCAAAGACGCCAAAACCTACGCCTACATCGCCCTCACCCGCGAAGCCTACCCGCGCCTGCTGATGAGCCGCAAAGTCAGCCGCAAACTCGAATCCTTCGGCCCATACACCGACGGCTACACCCGCCAAGACCTGCAGCGCCTAGTCGTAAAAGTCTTCAGGCTCCGCACATGCAAAAACCTCCACAAACGCGCCTGCCTCAACTACCACATCCGCCTCTGCACAGCACCCTGCGACGGCAAAGTAACCGCAGAGCAGTACGCAGAACAGGTGGCGGCTGCACGGAGTTTTCTGGGCGGCAACTATGAATCCACTGTGGCGGAACTCAACCAGAAGATGCAAGCTGCCTCCCAAAACATGCAATACGAAACCGCGCTGGAGCTGCGTAACCAAATCGCGTCGATTCGGCTGCTGACACAGCGCCAAATCGTGGATAACGAACGCCGCTTCGACCAGGACGTTATGGTTTTCCGCCGCGTCGGCGAGAAAGTGCGTGTGGTACAGATGGGCGTGCGCAAGGGCGTGCTTTTGGGGAAACGCGAGTTCTCGGTGGATTTGCAGCCGCAGGTCGAAGAGGAGTTCTTGAAGGCTTACTACACCACTAACCGCATACCCCGAGAAATCCTCCTCAACAGCCCCCTCTGGCAGGGCGCAGAGGAAAAGCGGGCGCTCGAAGAATTCCTCTCCGCCAAACGATTAGCGCCTGTATCGTTGACGGTTCCACGCCGCGCAGATAAGCTGGCGCTGGTGAAGCTGGCAGAGAAAAACCTGGAATCCGGCCTTGAAGTGGACAGTGCATTGGTGGATTTGCAGAACAACCTCAACCTCCCAGCGCTGCCCCGAGTGATCGAGTGCTTTGACATCTCCAATTTAGGCACCGAGCATGTGGTGTCGGGGATGGTGGCTTTCCGCGATGCCAAACCAGACAAGAAGAACTACCGCAAATTCAAAATCAAGTCCTTTGTGGGGCAAGACGACTTCGCCGCCATAAATGAGGTGGTTGGGCGCCGCTACAAACGGCAACTCGACGAGAAAAACCCGCTGCCTGACTTAGTCGTCATCGATGGGGGACCAGGACAGGTGGCCGCCGCCAAAGCCGCGCTGGATAAGCTGGGGCTAAAACTTCCGCTGATTGGGCTGGCAAAAGAACACGAGGAAATCTACCTGCCAAATGACCCCGCGCCCCTGCACTTTGAGCGCAACAGCCGCATGATGCTTCTGCTACGGAAAATCCGCGATGCCACACATGACTTCTCGCTGGGATATAACCGCAAACGCCGAGAAATGCAAGTCAGAGAAGAGTTTAAGACGCCTAAGCGAATTAAGCAAGCAGGTGCTCGAGCAGAATCCGCAGGCCAATGA
- a CDS encoding sulfite exporter TauE/SafE family protein, whose amino-acid sequence MLTLLLISIAVGFLGSLTGLGGASILTPILVLVGVPIQEAIASGMVAIIATSSGSAASFVRHRITNLRLAMYLEMFTIIGAIVGATITVLIAPVFLYFLFAAFLLTSFVNIRKAFQDQYTPPATQDKLSKWLKLQGSYFDKSKNKTVEYKATNSLLGGAGMFVAGIAAGMLGIGAGAFKVIVHEKVLKVPAKISTATSSFVIGMTALAGVSVYLFSGFLNLTLMAPMAVGVTVGAVIGGRLLHRVKDRYLRVLFFAIVIMLIIQMLYKGVLTIWP is encoded by the coding sequence ATGCTTACGCTGCTGCTGATATCCATAGCCGTCGGGTTCCTGGGTTCACTGACGGGGTTAGGCGGCGCCAGCATCCTCACCCCTATCCTGGTATTAGTCGGGGTTCCTATCCAGGAAGCCATCGCATCCGGCATGGTCGCCATCATCGCCACCTCCAGCGGATCCGCAGCTTCCTTTGTACGCCACCGCATCACTAACCTACGATTAGCCATGTACCTTGAAATGTTCACCATCATCGGCGCCATAGTCGGCGCAACCATAACCGTGCTGATCGCCCCAGTCTTCCTCTACTTCCTCTTCGCCGCCTTCCTTTTAACCTCATTTGTCAACATCAGAAAAGCCTTCCAGGACCAATACACGCCGCCTGCAACACAGGATAAACTCTCAAAATGGCTCAAACTGCAGGGAAGCTACTTTGATAAATCCAAAAACAAAACCGTCGAATACAAAGCCACCAACTCCCTGCTGGGCGGCGCCGGCATGTTTGTGGCAGGAATCGCCGCGGGGATGCTGGGAATCGGTGCAGGCGCCTTTAAAGTCATTGTCCACGAGAAAGTCCTCAAGGTGCCCGCGAAAATATCCACGGCAACCAGCAGCTTTGTCATCGGCATGACGGCGCTTGCGGGGGTCAGCGTATATTTGTTTTCTGGTTTTCTGAATTTGACTTTGATGGCTCCGATGGCTGTGGGCGTCACCGTCGGCGCAGTCATAGGCGGCAGGCTGCTGCATCGCGTCAAAGACCGCTACCTTAGAGTCCTCTTCTTTGCCATCGTTATTATGCTGATTATTCAGATGCTCTACAAAGGAGTGTTAACCATATGGCCGTAG
- a CDS encoding carboxypeptidase-like regulatory domain-containing protein, with protein MMKISYNIVGGGSPTAPSINYINPQGQQVSQTIPLYPDTITVTVGKNKPWSVTPNPLTPSTGSERWYSAQVLSGIAPSGGYTIKTFSFQHQYKLTVTSPYDTPSGTGWYNSGATAYAQLSRSTVYGANGIRYLFTEWSADATGAQLKSDPITMDSPKTATALWKTQYRVSLDVNPEYSGTTTPSGMYYYDSGETLQVSANPAGNHFVAWIQTGTITITAPTSQTTTAIINGPGTLTANFDTATQNPTHLTIQCQPSQLDPNEPVTVTGLLTDSHNSPLRGKTVLLTYTSTVDSLSWTFIGQVTTASDGAYLFTWAPDLPVGSYFVMAQFPGDSSYRCSSAVASNGGTSIFVVPEYALGAFAALAACFAGFVVFKKRSTLHL; from the coding sequence ATGATGAAAATAAGCTACAACATCGTTGGGGGAGGCTCACCTACAGCGCCCTCAATCAACTACATTAACCCTCAGGGGCAACAAGTTAGCCAAACTATCCCCCTCTACCCCGATACAATAACTGTAACGGTGGGAAAAAACAAGCCTTGGTCAGTTACCCCCAATCCTTTAACTCCATCAACGGGTTCAGAGCGCTGGTATTCTGCCCAGGTCCTCTCGGGAATAGCCCCAAGTGGCGGATACACAATAAAAACCTTCAGCTTTCAGCATCAATACAAACTAACAGTCACCTCTCCCTATGATACCCCCTCGGGGACGGGATGGTATAACAGTGGCGCAACTGCCTACGCTCAACTTTCCCGGTCAACCGTATATGGCGCAAATGGAATTCGCTACCTATTCACAGAATGGAGCGCAGATGCCACCGGCGCCCAACTTAAATCAGACCCCATCACTATGGACTCTCCCAAAACGGCAACCGCCCTCTGGAAAACCCAGTACCGGGTAAGCCTTGATGTTAACCCCGAATACTCGGGAACCACAACCCCCTCAGGTATGTATTACTATGACAGCGGAGAAACCCTGCAGGTAAGTGCCAATCCCGCCGGAAACCACTTTGTCGCATGGATTCAAACAGGCACGATAACCATTACAGCCCCCACATCACAGACGACCACAGCAATCATAAATGGACCGGGAACCCTCACAGCCAACTTTGACACGGCGACCCAAAACCCCACACACTTAACAATTCAATGCCAACCGTCACAGCTAGATCCAAATGAACCCGTAACAGTAACGGGATTGCTGACTGATTCTCATAACAGTCCGCTTCGGGGAAAAACTGTGCTCTTAACATATACTTCTACTGTCGACTCTTTAAGCTGGACATTTATCGGTCAAGTAACTACCGCCAGCGATGGAGCCTATCTGTTTACTTGGGCACCCGATTTGCCTGTTGGCTCATACTTTGTTATGGCTCAGTTCCCCGGCGATTCCAGTTACAGGTGTAGTTCAGCGGTTGCATCAAACGGTGGCACATCAATATTTGTGGTTCCGGAATATGCGTTGGGTGCGTTTGCGGCGTTGGCTGCGTGTTTTGCAGGGTTTGTTGTATTCAAGAAACGCAGCACCCTACACCTTTGA
- a CDS encoding uracil-DNA glycosylase, with protein MAMDELNLEIYGCRKCRLWQGTKHAVPGEGPLNAAVMVVGQNPGADEDEAGRPFVGRSGKYLTKTLAEFGIKREDIYITNIVKHTSPQNRKPYPDEVAACLPYLTAQIEMIKPKIIVLLGASAKETPRVQGIEYIEVIHPSAAMRFTKMRERFRVQVAALAKKISEN; from the coding sequence ATGGCGATGGATGAACTTAACCTGGAAATCTATGGCTGCCGCAAATGCAGGCTTTGGCAGGGAACCAAACATGCTGTGCCCGGAGAAGGCCCGCTTAACGCTGCCGTGATGGTGGTGGGGCAGAACCCCGGCGCCGACGAAGACGAAGCGGGCAGGCCGTTTGTGGGCCGATCAGGCAAATACCTCACAAAAACCCTGGCTGAATTCGGCATAAAACGCGAAGACATCTACATAACCAACATAGTCAAGCATACCTCACCCCAGAACCGCAAACCCTACCCCGACGAAGTCGCGGCTTGCCTACCCTACCTGACAGCGCAGATAGAGATGATTAAACCCAAAATCATCGTGCTGCTGGGCGCATCCGCCAAAGAAACCCCCCGAGTACAGGGAATCGAGTACATCGAGGTTATTCATCCCTCCGCCGCCATGCGATTCACCAAAATGCGCGAAAGGTTCCGTGTGCAAGTGGCGGCTTTGGCTAAGAAAATAAGTGAAAATTAA
- a CDS encoding class I SAM-dependent methyltransferase — protein sequence MASHGKFTLDEAQRRSWYSPEVALADLKEGDIFVDVGCGDGYFSILAAKKVGATGKVYSVDVDSSGVEKLQSKAKAEGLINITSRAGKAEETVFCHGCADMVFFSMDLHDFSDPKKVLENAFVMIKPSGKVVDLDWKKQSTPFGPPERIRFSEQYVTELLDATGFVVESIGEAGPYHYVIKARPR from the coding sequence ATGGCAAGCCACGGAAAATTCACCCTCGACGAAGCACAGCGGCGCAGCTGGTACAGCCCCGAGGTTGCCCTAGCAGACCTAAAAGAGGGCGACATATTCGTGGATGTGGGATGCGGCGACGGCTACTTCAGCATCTTGGCGGCAAAGAAGGTGGGGGCAACGGGTAAGGTGTACTCGGTGGATGTGGATTCATCAGGCGTGGAGAAGCTGCAGAGCAAAGCCAAAGCCGAAGGCCTAATCAACATCACCTCAAGGGCAGGCAAAGCCGAAGAAACCGTGTTCTGCCATGGCTGCGCCGACATGGTTTTTTTCAGCATGGACCTGCATGACTTCAGCGACCCCAAAAAAGTGCTTGAGAACGCCTTCGTGATGATTAAGCCCTCGGGGAAGGTGGTGGATTTAGACTGGAAAAAGCAAAGCACACCGTTTGGTCCACCCGAGCGGATACGCTTCAGCGAGCAATACGTCACTGAACTCTTGGACGCCACCGGGTTTGTGGTGGAATCCATCGGGGAAGCAGGACCCTACCACTACGTAATCAAAGCTAGACCCCGCTAG
- a CDS encoding class I SAM-dependent methyltransferase yields the protein MDQYPTDKIKNHYLDYYDPILEPYVNREVNLLELGINRGGSLMLWHDYFPKGTITGVDLLLPEGFAATERMHLFRGNQENTAFLTRVAMEVAPGGFDIIIDDASHIGEFTKTAFWHLFDNHLKPGGLYAIEDWFTGYWEDWPDGKALVTQKPQATSLKWRMLSFLNSKAKNHNVPVPSVVYGVAKKDFPSHCMGMAGFVKQLVDEQAASYFTMGSKGGASKRQSKFESLLVTPSIVFVKKRTISVDS from the coding sequence TTGGATCAATATCCTACTGACAAAATCAAAAACCACTACCTAGACTACTACGACCCCATCTTGGAACCATACGTTAACAGGGAAGTGAATCTTCTAGAATTAGGCATCAACAGAGGCGGATCACTGATGCTCTGGCACGACTACTTCCCCAAGGGAACAATCACCGGCGTAGACCTGCTGCTGCCAGAGGGCTTTGCCGCAACTGAGCGGATGCATCTTTTCAGGGGCAACCAGGAGAACACGGCATTTCTCACAAGGGTTGCAATGGAAGTTGCGCCCGGTGGATTTGACATAATCATCGACGACGCATCACACATTGGAGAATTCACCAAGACCGCTTTCTGGCATCTTTTTGATAACCACTTAAAACCCGGCGGGCTATACGCGATTGAAGACTGGTTCACTGGGTACTGGGAGGATTGGCCAGATGGAAAAGCCCTCGTTACCCAGAAGCCTCAGGCAACCAGCTTGAAGTGGCGCATGCTGTCTTTTCTGAATTCAAAGGCAAAGAACCATAACGTACCCGTTCCCAGCGTGGTTTATGGGGTAGCCAAAAAGGATTTTCCGTCACACTGTATGGGGATGGCGGGGTTTGTGAAGCAGCTTGTGGATGAGCAGGCAGCATCCTACTTCACCATGGGCTCTAAAGGCGGCGCCTCTAAGAGGCAGTCGAAGTTTGAGAGCCTGCTGGTTACGCCCTCGATTGTATTTGTTAAAAAACGCACAATCAGCGTGGATTCCTAA
- a CDS encoding NAD(P)/FAD-dependent oxidoreductase, translating to MSEKSILIIGAGLGGLAAGCYAQMNGYKTRLFEAQAKPGGVCVSWKRKGYIFDYAVHNVFGVTTNPEVENLYTQVWRELGALKDTKAFSFKEFVQVEDADGKTLSLYTDLDKLETHLQQLSPADSKLIEEFVHTTKKFGGHDLFDAMMGGAGAKLKMLPLLGALMKYSKINIKDYAEQFTDPFLRKAFPTIQYDILEVPVLVPLIFLSVQSHGDGGWPIGGSNMLSSNIERRYLELGGEVTYNAKVKKIIVKDNTAVGVQLEDGSEHYAERVVSNADGYSTIYGLLEGKYVTPAIEAYFKAYPKTQSFGLEVWYGVNMELPNEPHAIVRFLEQPLTVEGVSHDRLDIEVFNFDPTIAPKGETVVKVVMESNYDYWKALSADPQVYKKEKQKVADQIAAELEKRFPTFQSHIEAVDVATPLTAERWTASYRGCQSWPAPSGLQKEVTKNGLFKTLPGLARFYGVGQWAGGTLGLSTVTLMGRDLVKGICKEDGRKFEVQTPK from the coding sequence GTGAGCGAAAAATCCATCCTGATAATCGGCGCTGGTCTTGGCGGATTAGCCGCTGGCTGCTATGCCCAAATGAACGGCTACAAAACCAGACTCTTTGAGGCTCAGGCTAAACCCGGCGGCGTCTGCGTGTCTTGGAAACGCAAAGGCTACATTTTCGACTACGCCGTCCATAACGTCTTCGGAGTCACCACTAACCCCGAAGTCGAAAACCTCTACACGCAGGTGTGGCGGGAACTCGGCGCCCTAAAAGACACAAAGGCGTTCAGTTTCAAGGAGTTCGTACAAGTCGAAGACGCCGACGGCAAAACCCTCAGCTTATACACCGACCTAGATAAACTTGAAACGCACCTACAGCAGCTTTCCCCCGCAGACAGCAAACTCATCGAGGAATTCGTCCACACCACCAAAAAATTCGGTGGACACGACCTCTTCGACGCCATGATGGGAGGTGCGGGGGCAAAACTCAAAATGCTTCCCCTCCTGGGCGCCCTCATGAAGTACAGCAAAATCAACATCAAAGACTACGCAGAGCAATTCACCGACCCCTTCCTACGCAAAGCCTTCCCCACCATCCAATACGACATTTTGGAGGTGCCTGTTTTGGTTCCGCTTATCTTTCTCTCAGTGCAAAGCCACGGCGACGGCGGCTGGCCCATCGGCGGCTCCAATATGCTCTCCAGCAACATCGAGCGGCGCTATCTGGAGCTAGGCGGCGAAGTCACCTACAACGCCAAAGTCAAAAAAATAATTGTCAAAGATAACACGGCGGTTGGCGTGCAGCTTGAGGATGGCTCGGAGCATTATGCGGAGCGGGTGGTATCCAACGCTGACGGCTACTCCACCATCTATGGTTTACTCGAAGGCAAATACGTTACCCCCGCCATCGAAGCCTACTTTAAAGCTTACCCGAAAACGCAGTCGTTTGGGCTTGAGGTCTGGTACGGCGTCAACATGGAGTTACCCAACGAGCCCCATGCAATCGTGCGTTTCCTTGAGCAGCCCCTAACTGTGGAAGGCGTATCCCATGACCGATTAGACATCGAAGTCTTCAATTTCGACCCCACGATAGCGCCAAAAGGCGAAACTGTCGTAAAAGTCGTGATGGAATCCAACTATGACTACTGGAAAGCGCTTTCCGCCGACCCCCAAGTCTACAAAAAAGAAAAGCAGAAAGTCGCTGACCAAATCGCGGCGGAGCTGGAGAAACGGTTCCCCACTTTCCAAAGCCACATAGAAGCCGTGGATGTCGCCACCCCGCTTACGGCGGAACGCTGGACAGCGTCGTATCGCGGCTGCCAATCCTGGCCTGCGCCAAGCGGCCTCCAAAAGGAAGTCACTAAAAACGGCTTATTCAAAACCTTGCCGGGGCTCGCGAGGTTTTATGGTGTGGGGCAGTGGGCAGGCGGCACTCTTGGTTTGTCCACGGTTACTTTGATGGGCCGTGACTTGGTTAAGGGTATCTGCAAGGAGGATGGCAGAAAATTTGAGGTGCAAACCCCGAAATAG